In Chitinophaga nivalis, a single genomic region encodes these proteins:
- a CDS encoding YciI family protein: protein MQTFLLIFRINDQPHANPTPEQMQERMNWLAGIAARNQLVDKGNRLAAGPAKTVKPGNIVTDGPYTEIREFISGYMLVKAADIADAVTMAQANPILKMGGSVEVRTVLLPEERG from the coding sequence ATGCAAACATTCTTATTGATTTTCAGAATCAACGATCAGCCCCACGCCAATCCTACACCGGAACAAATGCAGGAGCGAATGAACTGGCTGGCAGGCATTGCTGCCCGCAATCAGCTGGTCGACAAAGGTAACCGCCTGGCGGCTGGCCCGGCCAAAACCGTGAAACCCGGCAATATCGTAACAGATGGACCTTACACAGAAATCAGGGAGTTTATCAGCGGGTATATGCTGGTGAAAGCTGCTGATATAGCAGATGCCGTAACGATGGCACAGGCGAATCCTATCCTGAAAATGGGCGGTAGCGTAGAAGTAAGAACCGTATTACTGCCGGAAGAAAGAGGGTAG
- a CDS encoding alpha/beta fold hydrolase, giving the protein MQHRSFIITLFLTIIGFNMKAQHQTNGGYAAVNGLQLYYEIHGSGSPLVLLHGGGSTIKSSFGRILPELAKAHQVIAVELQAHGHTLDIDRPLSFEQDADDVAALLQQLHIGKADFMGFSNGGTTCLQIGIRHPALVNKLVLLAAAYKRSGMPPGFFEGFENVTLAHMPAPLQAAYLEANPDPAGLQRMFERDVARMKGFKDISDAAIKTIQAPTLVINGDVEVILASQALELSRTLPHARLMILPADHGDYIGEAGAPDQSGKLVPLVTAVVLSFLQG; this is encoded by the coding sequence ATGCAACATCGGTCTTTTATCATTACTTTATTCCTGACGATAATCGGTTTTAACATGAAGGCACAGCATCAGACAAACGGCGGGTATGCCGCCGTGAATGGTTTGCAATTGTATTATGAAATCCATGGCAGTGGTAGTCCCTTGGTATTGCTGCATGGCGGCGGCTCTACGATTAAATCTTCTTTTGGCCGTATCCTGCCGGAACTGGCGAAAGCCCATCAGGTAATTGCCGTGGAGCTACAGGCGCACGGGCATACCCTGGATATTGACCGTCCGTTGAGTTTTGAGCAGGACGCTGATGATGTAGCGGCCCTGTTGCAGCAACTACATATTGGCAAGGCCGACTTTATGGGGTTCAGCAACGGTGGCACTACCTGTTTGCAGATTGGTATCCGCCATCCGGCATTGGTGAATAAGCTGGTACTGCTGGCGGCGGCGTATAAGCGAAGCGGTATGCCACCGGGATTCTTTGAAGGCTTCGAAAATGTTACCCTGGCGCATATGCCGGCGCCGCTGCAGGCAGCCTACCTGGAAGCCAATCCGGACCCCGCGGGGCTGCAACGTATGTTTGAACGCGATGTAGCCAGGATGAAAGGCTTCAAAGATATCAGCGATGCCGCTATTAAAACGATCCAGGCGCCCACATTGGTGATCAACGGAGATGTGGAGGTGATACTGGCATCACAGGCGCTGGAGCTATCCCGTACGCTGCCGCATGCCCGGCTGATGATACTGCCCGCCGATCATGGCGATTATATTGGGGAAGCCGGCGCACCGGATCAAAGCGGGAAACTGGTACCGCTGGTAACCGCAGTGGTATTATCTTTCCTGCAGGGGTGA
- a CDS encoding ABC transporter permease, translated as MFKNYFNIAIRNLWKNKGFSAINIFGLAIGLATCLLMLIYVQDELSYDRFHAHADRIYRIDGDIRYGGSHYDLAVAPAPMGPALQQDCPEVAAATRFRNYDDWLVRNGAQNINEDKVIFADSSLFQVFTLPLIAGDPATALQRPKTVVITAQIARKYFNSTDVVGRTLLINDKVSYEITGVLKDLPGPSHLQFDFYASLSGMAESSNGEWLSNNFNTYILLKKGATPARMATRLEEIIHKYVHPQIRSVMQASPEDLARNGNFIRYTLTPLTSIHLYSNKIAELSPNGAIQYVYIFSAIALFILLIACVNFMNLSTARSSNRAKEVGIRKAMGSQRIQLIIQFITESVLVSLLAMILALGVTHLLLPAFNELAGKALQLGLFTNLWRAPFLLGLVILVGLLAGSYPAFFLSAFRPVQVLKGPVATGFRKGKLRNFLVVFQFSISIFLMVGTLVIYNQLSYIRNKQIGYNREQVLVISNTHTLGDHARSFKQELLGMSGVQNATMTAFLPTAGYRDDEPFFLTPVMDQKKSISMQRWTVDDQYIPTLGMQMAQGRNFSKEYPTDSQAVVINEAAARLMGLTDPVGQKIYELKDMQEKQGNGAQIIGVVKDFNFNSLRKQVTPMILFLRENKGSLAIRIHSNNVPLLLAQIAAKWKSAVPSQPFSYSFMNDDFNALYKSENRMGVISLIFSMLAIFIACLGLFGLAAYAAEQRTREMSIRKVLGATTTNIVQLLSRDFIKLVFIAILIAFPAAWWAMHHWLQDFAYRVAIGWEIFVLSGLLALLIAMFTISFQAITTALANPIRSLRG; from the coding sequence ATGTTTAAGAATTATTTCAATATCGCTATACGCAACCTGTGGAAAAACAAAGGATTTTCTGCCATCAATATTTTCGGGTTGGCTATCGGACTGGCTACCTGTCTGCTGATGCTGATCTATGTACAGGATGAACTCAGCTATGATCGGTTTCATGCCCATGCGGATCGTATCTACCGGATAGACGGCGATATCAGATATGGCGGCAGCCATTACGACCTGGCTGTAGCACCGGCACCTATGGGACCCGCCCTGCAACAGGATTGCCCGGAAGTGGCCGCCGCCACCCGTTTTCGCAACTATGACGACTGGCTGGTACGCAACGGCGCCCAGAACATCAATGAAGACAAAGTAATTTTTGCAGATAGTTCCCTCTTTCAGGTATTTACGCTGCCCTTAATAGCCGGCGACCCTGCCACCGCCCTGCAACGGCCGAAGACCGTGGTGATCACCGCCCAGATTGCCCGCAAATATTTCAACAGCACCGACGTAGTAGGCCGTACCTTACTGATTAATGATAAAGTCAGCTACGAAATTACCGGCGTACTCAAAGACCTGCCAGGTCCATCGCACCTGCAATTCGACTTCTACGCCTCCCTTTCCGGCATGGCAGAAAGCAGCAACGGCGAATGGCTGAGTAATAATTTCAATACCTACATACTGCTGAAAAAAGGCGCTACTCCGGCCCGCATGGCTACCCGGCTGGAGGAAATCATTCATAAATACGTGCATCCGCAGATACGCAGTGTGATGCAAGCTTCCCCGGAAGACCTTGCCCGCAACGGTAATTTCATCCGTTACACCCTGACACCCCTCACCTCCATACATTTGTACAGCAATAAAATTGCTGAACTGAGCCCCAACGGCGCCATTCAATATGTATATATTTTTTCTGCGATCGCACTCTTTATTTTGCTCATTGCCTGTGTCAACTTTATGAACCTGTCTACCGCCCGCTCTTCCAACCGGGCGAAGGAAGTAGGTATCCGCAAAGCAATGGGTTCGCAGCGCATCCAGCTGATTATCCAGTTCATCACCGAATCGGTGCTGGTTAGCCTGCTGGCCATGATCCTCGCATTGGGCGTCACCCACTTATTGTTACCTGCTTTCAATGAGCTGGCAGGAAAAGCGCTGCAGCTGGGATTATTCACTAATCTCTGGCGGGCGCCATTCCTCCTCGGGCTGGTGATACTGGTAGGCTTGCTGGCTGGTAGCTATCCGGCATTTTTCCTGTCGGCATTCCGACCGGTACAGGTACTTAAAGGTCCTGTTGCAACTGGATTCCGGAAAGGAAAGCTCCGTAATTTCCTGGTGGTATTTCAGTTCAGCATTTCTATATTCCTCATGGTAGGCACCCTGGTGATTTATAATCAGCTGAGCTATATCCGCAACAAACAAATAGGCTATAACCGGGAGCAGGTGCTGGTGATCTCCAATACCCATACCCTGGGCGACCATGCCCGGTCTTTCAAACAGGAACTACTGGGAATGAGCGGCGTACAAAACGCCACCATGACCGCTTTCCTCCCTACCGCCGGCTATCGCGACGACGAACCTTTTTTCCTGACCCCGGTGATGGATCAGAAAAAAAGTATTTCTATGCAAAGATGGACCGTAGACGATCAGTATATTCCTACCCTGGGTATGCAGATGGCCCAAGGCAGAAACTTCTCGAAAGAATACCCTACAGACTCACAGGCTGTTGTCATCAATGAAGCGGCTGCGCGGCTGATGGGATTGACAGATCCTGTCGGACAAAAGATATATGAACTGAAGGATATGCAGGAAAAGCAAGGCAATGGCGCACAAATCATTGGTGTGGTAAAGGATTTTAATTTCAATTCCCTTCGTAAGCAGGTGACACCGATGATCCTTTTTCTCCGCGAAAATAAAGGGAGCCTCGCTATTCGTATTCACAGCAATAATGTGCCACTGCTGCTGGCACAGATAGCCGCAAAATGGAAATCAGCGGTACCCAGTCAGCCTTTCAGCTATTCTTTTATGAACGATGATTTTAATGCTTTATATAAATCAGAAAACCGAATGGGCGTTATCTCGCTTATTTTTTCCATGCTGGCCATCTTCATTGCCTGCCTGGGGCTCTTCGGACTGGCAGCCTATGCAGCAGAACAACGCACCAGAGAAATGAGCATTCGTAAAGTATTGGGGGCTACGACTACTAATATTGTACAGCTGCTATCCCGCGATTTTATCAAACTGGTATTCATCGCTATCCTGATTGCTTTTCCGGCTGCATGGTGGGCTATGCATCACTGGCTGCAGGACTTCGCCTATCGTGTAGCTATTGGCTGGGAGATATTTGTGTTATCCGGATTACTGGCATTACTGATTGCGATGTTCACGATAAGTTTTCAGGCGATCACCACTGCACTGGCCAATCCTATCCGTAGTTTACGGGGATAA